From Pusillibacter faecalis, one genomic window encodes:
- the secY gene encoding preprotein translocase subunit SecY, with product MIQTIRKAWGIPELRKKIIFTLLILLIFRIGNAITVPYINKDALQIQLASMGSTYFGLLNTMSGGAFSMATVFALSIQPYINASIIIQLLTVAIPALERLAKDGGEEGRKKIQSITRYTTVGIAVLQAFGYYMMMQRYNLLESGVSGIWPALVIIVTLIAGSSFVMWMGEQVNEFGVGNGISIILFAGILARVPNMISGMIDGVRTWSGVQAGSITLESLISGYESAGYSADLAKQQAEAVLGSAIAPWGIALLLVGVLALIVFIVFISDAERRIPVQYAKRQVGRKMYGGQSSNLPMKVNMSGVLPIIFAQSIATLPITIWSFIGVPDEGTVSRTIYDAIDTQSIIYMVVYFVMIIGFSYFYSSIQFNPVEIANNLKKQGGFIPGFRPGKPTVDFIKKVLGKITLFGAIYLGIVAICPLLVGKIISNTSVAIGGTSVIIVVGVALETVKALENQMLMRQYKGFLE from the coding sequence TTGATCCAAACGATTCGTAAGGCCTGGGGGATTCCCGAGCTGCGCAAGAAGATCATCTTTACACTCCTGATCCTGCTGATCTTCCGGATCGGTAATGCGATCACGGTCCCCTATATCAACAAAGACGCGCTGCAGATTCAGCTGGCCAGCATGGGTAGCACCTATTTTGGCCTGCTGAACACCATGAGCGGCGGCGCCTTCTCCATGGCGACCGTCTTTGCTCTGAGCATTCAGCCGTATATCAACGCATCCATCATTATCCAGCTGCTGACCGTGGCAATTCCGGCTTTGGAGCGGCTGGCAAAGGATGGCGGCGAGGAGGGACGGAAGAAGATTCAGTCCATCACTCGCTATACAACCGTTGGGATTGCCGTGCTGCAGGCCTTTGGCTATTATATGATGATGCAGCGCTACAACCTGCTGGAGAGCGGCGTGAGCGGCATCTGGCCCGCTCTGGTCATTATTGTGACGCTGATTGCCGGTTCCTCCTTCGTCATGTGGATGGGGGAGCAGGTCAATGAGTTCGGCGTGGGCAATGGTATTTCCATCATTTTGTTCGCCGGCATCTTGGCTCGCGTGCCCAACATGATTTCCGGAATGATTGATGGCGTTCGGACTTGGTCTGGCGTCCAGGCTGGCAGTATCACGCTGGAATCTCTGATTTCCGGATATGAATCCGCGGGCTATTCCGCTGACCTGGCAAAGCAGCAGGCGGAGGCCGTACTGGGCAGCGCCATTGCTCCCTGGGGCATTGCGCTGCTGCTGGTCGGCGTTCTGGCACTGATTGTGTTCATCGTGTTCATTTCCGATGCTGAGCGGCGCATTCCTGTGCAGTATGCCAAGCGTCAGGTGGGCCGGAAAATGTACGGCGGTCAGAGCAGCAACCTGCCTATGAAGGTGAATATGTCCGGTGTCCTGCCCATCATTTTCGCCCAAAGTATTGCCACGCTTCCCATCACCATTTGGAGCTTCATCGGCGTTCCTGATGAGGGCACGGTTTCCCGTACGATCTATGATGCCATTGATACCCAGTCTATCATCTATATGGTGGTATATTTTGTGATGATCATTGGCTTTAGCTATTTCTATTCCAGCATTCAGTTCAACCCGGTGGAGATTGCTAACAACCTGAAAAAGCAGGGCGGCTTTATCCCCGGCTTCCGTCCCGGCAAGCCCACAGTGGACTTTATCAAAAAAGTTTTGGGCAAGATCACCCTCTTTGGTGCAATTTATCTGGGTATTGTGGCCATTTGTCCGTTGCTGGTGGGCAAGATCATCAGCAATACCTCTGTGGCCATCGGCGGCACCTCTGTGATCATTGTAGTGGGCGTCGCCTTGGAGACGGTGAAGGCTTTGGAGAACCAGATGCTGATGCGTCAGTACAAGGGCTTCTTGGAGTAA
- the rplX gene encoding 50S ribosomal protein L24, which translates to MAMNVKKGDTVVVLSGKDKGKQGKVLGTVPGSLKVVVEGINMVTCHVKPRRQGEEGGIMKREAAIAACKVQVVCPKCSKGTRIAHKIEGGKKTRVCKHCGAEL; encoded by the coding sequence ATGGCTATGAATGTAAAGAAGGGCGACACGGTTGTCGTCCTGTCCGGTAAGGACAAGGGCAAGCAGGGCAAGGTGCTGGGCACCGTTCCCGGCTCCTTGAAGGTGGTTGTGGAGGGCATCAACATGGTGACCTGCCACGTCAAGCCCCGCCGTCAGGGCGAGGAGGGCGGCATCATGAAGCGTGAGGCTGCCATCGCCGCCTGCAAGGTGCAGGTAGTCTGCCCCAAGTGCTCCAAGGGCACCCGTATCGCTCATAAGATTGAGGGCGGCAAGAAGACCCGCGTGTGCAAGCACTGCGGTGCCGAGCTGTGA
- the rplO gene encoding 50S ribosomal protein L15, translating to MKLSELSPAEGSVREAYRKGRGAGSGNGKTGGRGHKGQKARSGGKVRVGFEGGQMPLARRIPKRGFNNIFAKPLEIINLGALNAFEDGETVTAEALLEKGILSKCEYGYKVLGNGKVSKKVTVKASAFSASAKEAIEAAGGKAEVM from the coding sequence ATGAAACTGAGCGAACTGTCTCCCGCCGAGGGTTCTGTCCGCGAGGCATACCGCAAGGGCCGGGGCGCCGGTTCTGGCAATGGTAAGACCGGCGGCCGCGGCCATAAAGGCCAGAAGGCCCGCAGCGGCGGCAAGGTCCGCGTGGGCTTCGAGGGCGGCCAGATGCCTTTGGCCCGTCGCATCCCCAAGCGCGGTTTCAACAATATCTTCGCAAAGCCGCTGGAGATCATCAACCTCGGCGCGCTCAATGCCTTTGAGGACGGTGAGACCGTTACTGCCGAGGCATTGCTGGAAAAGGGTATCCTGTCCAAGTGCGAGTATGGATACAAGGTTCTGGGCAATGGCAAGGTTTCCAAGAAGGTTACTGTAAAGGCTTCTGCTTTCTCTGCGTCTGCCAAGGAGGCCATTGAGGCAGCTGGCGGAAAGGCAGAGGTGATGTGA
- the rpsQ gene encoding 30S ribosomal protein S17 — MNEEKRTSSRKTRVGKVVSDKMDKTVVVAIEDRVAHPLYKKIVGRTYKLKAHDEQNACGIGDKVKVMETRPLSKDKRWRVVEIIEKAK; from the coding sequence ATGAACGAAGAAAAGAGAACTTCCTCCCGGAAGACCCGCGTTGGCAAGGTTGTTTCCGACAAGATGGACAAGACTGTGGTCGTCGCCATCGAGGACCGCGTCGCCCATCCTCTGTATAAGAAGATTGTCGGCCGTACGTACAAGCTGAAGGCTCATGACGAGCAGAACGCCTGCGGCATCGGCGACAAAGTCAAGGTGATGGAGACCCGTCCGCTCAGCAAGGACAAGCGCTGGCGCGTGGTTGAGATCATCGAAAAGGCGAAGTAA
- the infA gene encoding translation initiation factor IF-1, whose amino-acid sequence MAKSDMIEVEGVVVEALPNTTFQVDIGNGHTILAHISGKLRMNFIRILPGDKVTVEMSPYDLTRGRITWRSK is encoded by the coding sequence TTGGCAAAATCCGATATGATCGAAGTGGAAGGTGTTGTGGTAGAGGCTCTGCCCAACACGACATTCCAGGTTGACATTGGGAACGGACACACAATTCTGGCGCACATTTCCGGAAAACTCAGAATGAATTTCATCAGGATTCTGCCCGGCGATAAGGTCACGGTGGAGATGTCTCCCTACGACCTGACCCGTGGCCGGATCACCTGGCGCAGCAAATAA
- the rpsH gene encoding 30S ribosomal protein S8, whose translation MHITDPVADMLTRIRNANSAKHDTVDVPASNMKKSIAQILLDEGYIKSFQVEEDGLQGMIHITLKYNAGKERVINGLRRVSKPGLRRYVGADELPRVLRGLGIAIISTSKGVMTDKKARELHVGGEVLAFVW comes from the coding sequence ATGCATATCACCGATCCTGTTGCGGATATGCTCACCCGCATCCGCAACGCCAACAGTGCCAAGCACGACACCGTTGATGTTCCCGCTTCCAACATGAAAAAGAGCATCGCTCAGATTCTGCTGGACGAGGGGTATATCAAGAGCTTCCAGGTGGAGGAGGACGGCCTGCAGGGCATGATCCACATCACCTTGAAGTACAACGCAGGCAAAGAGAGAGTGATTAATGGCCTGCGCCGCGTTTCCAAGCCCGGCCTGCGCCGCTATGTGGGCGCCGATGAGCTGCCTCGTGTGCTCCGCGGCCTGGGTATCGCCATCATCTCTACGTCCAAGGGCGTCATGACCGACAAGAAGGCTCGCGAGCTGCATGTCGGCGGCGAGGTCCTGGCGTTCGTCTGGTAA
- the rpsM gene encoding 30S ribosomal protein S13 codes for MARIAGIDLPKDKRIEIGLTYIYGIGRKSAKDILAKTGVDPDVRVKDLSDADEQKLRDAIDEYIVEGDLRRQTALDIKRLSEIGCYRGIRHRKGLPVRGQRSKTNARTRKGPKKTIANKKK; via the coding sequence ATGGCACGTATTGCCGGTATTGACCTGCCGAAGGATAAGCGCATTGAGATCGGCCTCACCTATATCTACGGCATTGGCAGAAAGAGCGCCAAGGATATCCTGGCGAAGACTGGCGTGGACCCCGATGTCCGCGTGAAGGATCTGAGCGATGCCGATGAGCAGAAGCTCCGTGATGCCATTGACGAGTACATCGTCGAAGGCGACCTGCGCCGCCAGACCGCACTGGACATCAAGCGCCTAAGTGAGATCGGCTGCTATCGCGGCATCCGGCACCGCAAGGGTCTGCCTGTCCGCGGCCAGCGCAGCAAGACCAACGCACGCACCCGCAAGGGTCCCAAGAAGACCATTGCGAACAAGAAGAAGTAA
- the rpmD gene encoding 50S ribosomal protein L30, protein MANLNIKLVKSLNGRLEKQVATANSLGLRKIGDVTVQPDNDSTRGKIAKIGYLLQVTEVK, encoded by the coding sequence ATGGCAAACTTAAATATTAAGCTCGTCAAGAGCCTGAACGGCCGCCTGGAAAAGCAGGTTGCCACTGCAAATTCCCTGGGTCTGCGCAAAATCGGTGATGTCACTGTGCAGCCCGACAACGATTCCACCCGTGGCAAGATTGCCAAGATCGGCTATCTGCTGCAGGTCACTGAAGTGAAGTAA
- a CDS encoding type Z 30S ribosomal protein S14, with amino-acid sequence MAKKSMILKQQREAKFSTRKYNRCKLCGRPHAYLRDYGVCRICFRELAYKGEIPGVRKASF; translated from the coding sequence ATGGCTAAGAAATCAATGATTCTCAAGCAGCAGCGCGAAGCGAAGTTCTCCACCCGCAAGTACAATCGCTGCAAGCTCTGCGGTCGTCCCCACGCATATCTGCGTGATTACGGCGTGTGCCGTATCTGCTTCCGGGAGCTGGCCTACAAGGGCGAAATCCCCGGCGTGCGCAAGGCCTCCTTCTAA
- the rplP gene encoding 50S ribosomal protein L16, with amino-acid sequence MLLPKRVKYRRVHRGRMTGKATRGNTLAYGEYGLVATEPAWITSNQIEAARIAMTRYTKRGGQVWIKIFPDKPVTKKPAETRMGSGKGSPEFWVAVVKPGRVMFEIAGVSEEVAREALRLASHKLPIKTKVIARTEEAGE; translated from the coding sequence ATGCTTCTGCCGAAGAGAGTCAAATATCGCCGTGTCCACCGCGGACGCATGACCGGTAAGGCCACCCGCGGCAATACCCTGGCTTACGGCGAGTATGGCTTGGTAGCCACCGAGCCTGCCTGGATTACCAGCAACCAGATTGAGGCGGCCCGTATCGCCATGACCCGCTACACCAAGCGTGGCGGTCAGGTCTGGATCAAGATTTTCCCCGACAAGCCCGTGACCAAGAAGCCCGCTGAGACCCGCATGGGTTCCGGTAAGGGTTCTCCTGAGTTCTGGGTTGCCGTCGTCAAGCCCGGCCGTGTCATGTTTGAGATCGCCGGCGTGTCCGAAGAAGTTGCCCGCGAGGCGCTTCGTCTGGCCAGCCACAAGCTGCCCATCAAGACGAAGGTGATCGCCCGCACCGAGGAAGCAGGTGAGTGA
- a CDS encoding KOW domain-containing RNA-binding protein, whose product MEIAKSNIVRSDAGRDKGKLFVVLAVEGEYLLLADGKSRKLESPKRKKRRHVLFVSAEETRLSEKIKSNEKITNSELRRTLAAFREEVQPDQEG is encoded by the coding sequence ATGGAAATTGCAAAATCGAACATTGTCCGATCCGACGCCGGCCGCGACAAAGGCAAGCTGTTTGTCGTTCTCGCGGTGGAGGGGGAGTATCTCCTGCTGGCGGACGGAAAGAGCAGGAAACTGGAATCCCCTAAGCGGAAAAAGCGCAGACATGTGCTGTTTGTGTCGGCGGAGGAGACCCGGCTTTCTGAAAAGATCAAGAGCAATGAGAAGATCACCAACAGTGAACTTCGCAGGACTCTCGCGGCTTTCCGCGAAGAGGTCCAACCGGACCAGGAGGGATAA
- the rpsD gene encoding 30S ribosomal protein S4: MARNMQPIAKRCKALGISPAVMGYAKKETNRNPGGQMRKKKSEYGIQLNEKQKVKFIYGILEKQFHDYYEAAAAAPGKTGDNLLITVERRLDNVVYRMGFAMTRRQARQLVSHAHFTVNGKKVNIPSYLVKAGDVIEVAESSRSSEVFKRLTGQDAPMFLLPAWMEREKNTLKGTVIRLPAREDIDVPVEEHLIVELYSK, translated from the coding sequence ATGGCAAGAAATATGCAGCCGATTGCCAAGCGCTGCAAGGCTTTGGGCATTTCTCCTGCCGTCATGGGCTATGCGAAGAAGGAAACCAACCGCAATCCCGGCGGCCAGATGAGAAAGAAGAAGAGTGAGTACGGCATTCAGCTTAACGAAAAGCAGAAGGTCAAGTTCATCTACGGCATTCTGGAGAAGCAGTTCCACGACTACTACGAGGCTGCTGCCGCTGCCCCCGGCAAGACCGGCGACAACCTGCTGATCACCGTGGAGCGCCGTTTGGACAACGTGGTGTACCGTATGGGCTTTGCCATGACTCGCCGTCAGGCCCGTCAGCTGGTGAGTCACGCCCACTTCACCGTCAACGGCAAGAAGGTCAACATTCCCTCTTATCTGGTGAAGGCCGGGGATGTGATTGAGGTGGCTGAGTCCAGCCGTTCCTCCGAGGTCTTCAAGCGTCTGACAGGCCAGGATGCTCCCATGTTCCTGCTGCCCGCTTGGATGGAGCGCGAGAAGAATACGCTTAAGGGCACGGTCATCCGGCTCCCCGCCCGCGAAGATATTGACGTTCCTGTTGAGGAACACCTCATCGTTGAGTTGTATTCTAAGTAA
- the rpsK gene encoding 30S ribosomal protein S11, producing MATAKASGGKKVIRRRRERKNIERGQVHIRSSFNNTMVTVTDSQGNAISWASSGGLGFRGSKKSTPFAAQTAAETAARAAMEHGLKTVEVFVKGPGQGREAAIRALQAVGLEVTMIKDVTPIPHNGCRPPKRRRV from the coding sequence ATGGCAACTGCGAAGGCATCCGGCGGCAAGAAAGTGATTCGCCGCCGCCGCGAAAGAAAGAACATCGAGCGTGGTCAGGTCCATATTCGTTCTTCTTTCAACAACACGATGGTAACTGTTACCGACAGCCAGGGCAACGCGATCTCCTGGGCTTCCTCCGGTGGCCTGGGCTTCCGCGGCAGCAAGAAGTCCACGCCCTTCGCGGCGCAGACTGCGGCTGAGACTGCCGCCCGCGCCGCCATGGAGCATGGCCTGAAGACCGTGGAGGTCTTTGTCAAGGGCCCCGGCCAGGGCCGTGAAGCCGCTATCCGTGCGCTGCAGGCCGTGGGCCTGGAAGTGACCATGATCAAGGACGTCACTCCCATCCCTCACAACGGCTGCCGCCCCCCGAAGCGCCGTCGCGTGTAA
- the rplF gene encoding 50S ribosomal protein L6, whose protein sequence is MSRIGRMPITVPAGVTVSIADGNVVTVKGPKGELKRALRPEMIIKQEGSTITVERPSDDKLHRSLHGLTRTLLHNMVVGVTDGFKKELEVNGVGYRVAKEGKNLVMNLGYSHQVIVSETEGITIDVPAPNKIVINGCDKQVVGQFAAEVREKRPPEPYKGKGIKYADEVIRRKVGKTGAKK, encoded by the coding sequence ATGTCTAGAATTGGCAGAATGCCCATTACCGTTCCCGCCGGCGTCACCGTCAGCATCGCCGATGGTAATGTGGTTACCGTAAAGGGGCCCAAGGGCGAGCTCAAGCGTGCGCTGCGCCCTGAGATGATTATTAAACAGGAAGGTTCGACGATCACCGTGGAGCGCCCTTCCGACGATAAGCTGCACCGCAGCCTCCACGGCCTGACCCGGACGCTGCTGCACAACATGGTTGTGGGCGTCACCGACGGCTTCAAGAAAGAGTTGGAGGTCAACGGCGTTGGTTACCGTGTGGCTAAGGAGGGGAAAAACCTGGTCATGAACCTGGGCTACTCCCATCAGGTGATCGTTTCTGAGACCGAGGGCATTACCATTGATGTCCCCGCTCCCAATAAAATTGTGATTAACGGCTGCGACAAGCAGGTTGTGGGCCAGTTCGCCGCCGAGGTCCGCGAGAAGCGTCCTCCCGAGCCTTATAAGGGCAAGGGCATCAAGTATGCTGACGAAGTCATCCGCCGCAAGGTCGGCAAGACCGGCGCTAAGAAGTAA
- the map gene encoding type I methionyl aminopeptidase, protein MITLKSAHEIDLMRRAGKITAAARALAGEMVRPGVTTQEIDSAVEHFIRKQGAVPSFLHYNGYPASVCISVNDEVIHGIPGKRVLQEGDIVSVDVGAYMGGFHGDCAATFPCGTISPEAQDLINVTRQSFFEGIKFAREGCRLQDISAAIQTYVESHGYSIVREYVGHGVGSQMHEAPEIPNYGHPGRGPRLLRGMTLAIEPMVNAGAAAIQVLSDGWTVKTLDGKWAGHYENTILITDGEPEILTAPAI, encoded by the coding sequence ATGATTACGCTCAAATCTGCCCATGAGATCGACTTGATGCGCCGTGCCGGTAAAATTACCGCGGCTGCCCGTGCGCTTGCAGGGGAAATGGTAAGGCCCGGCGTAACAACCCAGGAGATCGACAGCGCGGTGGAACACTTCATCCGCAAGCAGGGTGCGGTCCCGTCCTTCCTCCATTATAATGGTTATCCCGCCAGCGTCTGCATCAGCGTCAACGATGAGGTGATCCACGGCATTCCCGGCAAACGGGTGCTGCAGGAAGGCGACATCGTGAGCGTGGACGTGGGAGCTTACATGGGAGGATTTCATGGCGACTGCGCGGCGACCTTTCCCTGCGGGACAATTTCCCCGGAGGCGCAAGATCTGATCAACGTGACCAGGCAGAGCTTTTTTGAGGGAATCAAGTTCGCAAGAGAGGGCTGCAGGCTACAGGATATCTCCGCGGCCATTCAAACCTACGTGGAAAGTCACGGCTACTCGATTGTACGGGAATATGTCGGCCACGGTGTCGGCTCCCAGATGCACGAGGCGCCCGAGATCCCCAACTACGGCCACCCTGGCCGGGGGCCCAGGCTTCTGCGGGGAATGACCCTTGCAATCGAACCCATGGTGAACGCCGGCGCGGCGGCAATCCAGGTACTCAGCGACGGGTGGACCGTCAAGACACTGGATGGCAAGTGGGCTGGCCACTATGAAAATACGATCCTGATTACCGATGGGGAACCGGAGATTCTCACGGCTCCCGCCATCTAA
- the rplR gene encoding 50S ribosomal protein L18 has translation MIKRPNTNAQRLKRHKRVRAKISGTPEMPRLNVFRSEANIYAQVIDDVNGVTLVSASSLDKAIDGYGGNIAAATAVGKLVAERAKAKGIENVVFDRGGYLYHGRVKALAEGAREGGLKF, from the coding sequence ATGATTAAAAGACCAAATACCAATGCGCAGCGCCTCAAGCGTCATAAGAGAGTGCGCGCCAAGATCTCCGGCACCCCTGAGATGCCGCGTCTGAATGTGTTCCGCAGCGAAGCCAACATTTATGCACAGGTCATTGATGATGTCAATGGTGTGACGCTGGTTTCTGCTTCCTCTCTGGATAAAGCCATCGACGGCTATGGCGGCAACATTGCCGCTGCCACCGCGGTGGGCAAGCTGGTGGCTGAGCGCGCCAAGGCCAAGGGAATTGAGAACGTCGTGTTCGACCGCGGCGGCTATCTCTACCACGGCCGTGTAAAGGCTCTGGCCGAGGGTGCCCGTGAGGGCGGCCTGAAATTCTAA
- the rpsE gene encoding 30S ribosomal protein S5 has product MPRFEREQSEYIEKVVYLNRVSKTVKGGRVMKFSALVVVGDGKGKVGYGLGKAAEVPEAIRKGIEAAKKNMITITLSGSTVPHETIGEAGAGRVLMKPAAPGTGVIAGGAVRAVVEAAGIKDIRTKCLRSNNPNNVVAAAFEGLKSMRGPEEVARIRGKSVEEILG; this is encoded by the coding sequence ATGCCTAGATTTGAAAGAGAACAAAGCGAGTATATCGAGAAGGTCGTCTACCTGAACCGTGTTTCCAAAACGGTGAAAGGCGGCCGCGTCATGAAGTTCTCCGCCCTGGTCGTCGTGGGTGACGGCAAGGGTAAGGTGGGCTACGGCCTGGGCAAGGCCGCCGAGGTTCCCGAGGCAATCCGCAAGGGGATTGAGGCAGCCAAGAAAAACATGATCACCATCACGCTGTCCGGCAGCACCGTTCCCCACGAGACCATTGGTGAGGCTGGTGCAGGCCGTGTGCTGATGAAGCCCGCTGCTCCCGGTACTGGTGTGATCGCCGGCGGCGCCGTTCGTGCAGTCGTCGAAGCCGCAGGTATCAAGGATATCCGGACAAAGTGCCTGCGTTCTAATAACCCCAATAACGTTGTCGCCGCCGCTTTTGAGGGACTCAAGTCCATGCGCGGCCCCGAAGAGGTGGCCCGTATTCGCGGAAAGAGCGTCGAAGAGATCCTGGGTTAA
- the rpmJ gene encoding 50S ribosomal protein L36, which translates to MKVRPSVKPMCEKCKVIRRKGRVMVICENPKHKQRQG; encoded by the coding sequence ATGAAAGTAAGACCGTCCGTGAAGCCCATGTGCGAAAAGTGCAAGGTTATTCGCCGTAAAGGCCGTGTCATGGTCATTTGCGAAAACCCCAAGCATAAGCAGAGACAGGGCTAA
- a CDS encoding adenylate kinase: protein MKLILLGAPGAGKGTQADILCKELKIPTISTGNILRAAIKNGTPTGLKAKSFMDAGQLVPDEVIIGIVTERLAEADCAGGYILDGVPRTIAQAEALEQGGIQFDAVVSIEISDEVIMDRMSGRRVCESCGASYHLVAVPPKQADVCDSCGGKLVQRKDDAPETVKARLEVYHKETEPLKDFYAKRGLLKSVENQPTVAETTEAILRALGR, encoded by the coding sequence ATGAAATTAATCCTGTTGGGCGCCCCTGGCGCCGGCAAAGGCACACAGGCCGACATCCTGTGTAAAGAGCTGAAAATCCCTACCATTTCGACTGGCAATATCCTCCGGGCGGCCATCAAAAATGGCACACCCACCGGACTAAAGGCCAAGAGTTTCATGGACGCGGGACAGTTGGTGCCTGATGAGGTCATCATCGGCATCGTGACCGAGCGGTTGGCCGAGGCCGACTGTGCCGGCGGCTATATCCTGGACGGGGTGCCCCGCACCATCGCCCAGGCGGAGGCCCTGGAACAGGGAGGAATCCAGTTTGACGCTGTTGTTTCCATCGAGATCTCCGACGAGGTCATCATGGATCGTATGAGCGGCCGACGTGTCTGCGAGTCCTGTGGGGCCAGCTACCATCTGGTGGCTGTGCCCCCCAAACAGGCGGATGTGTGCGACAGCTGCGGCGGAAAGCTGGTCCAGCGTAAAGATGATGCCCCCGAGACCGTGAAGGCACGGCTCGAGGTCTATCATAAGGAGACCGAGCCGCTCAAGGATTTTTATGCCAAGCGCGGTCTCCTGAAATCCGTGGAGAACCAACCCACTGTGGCGGAGACCACAGAGGCGATCCTCCGTGCCTTGGGGAGATGA
- the rplE gene encoding 50S ribosomal protein L5: MARLKEKYTAEVAPALMKQFGYKSVMQIPKIDKVVVNVGCGEARENAKVLENVTGDLGKITGQKPVITRARKSIANFKLREEMPIGAKVTLRGDKMWEFLDRLFNVALPRVRDFQGINPNSFDGRGNYALGIKEQLIFPEIEYDKIDKIRGMDVVICTTAQTDEEARALLEQVGAPFAR; encoded by the coding sequence ATGGCAAGACTGAAAGAAAAGTACACCGCCGAAGTCGCTCCCGCCCTGATGAAGCAGTTCGGCTATAAGAGTGTGATGCAGATTCCCAAGATCGACAAGGTTGTCGTGAACGTTGGCTGCGGCGAAGCCCGCGAGAATGCCAAGGTGCTGGAGAACGTGACAGGCGATCTCGGCAAGATCACCGGTCAAAAGCCCGTGATTACCCGCGCCCGCAAGTCCATCGCTAACTTCAAGCTCCGTGAGGAGATGCCTATCGGCGCCAAGGTCACTCTGCGGGGCGACAAGATGTGGGAGTTCCTGGACCGCCTGTTCAATGTGGCTCTGCCCCGCGTCCGCGATTTCCAGGGCATCAACCCCAACTCCTTCGACGGCCGCGGCAACTATGCCCTGGGCATCAAGGAGCAGCTGATCTTCCCCGAGATTGAGTACGACAAGATCGACAAGATCCGCGGTATGGATGTGGTGATCTGCACCACCGCGCAGACCGACGAAGAGGCCCGCGCCCTGCTGGAGCAGGTCGGCGCTCCCTTCGCCCGCTAA
- the rplN gene encoding 50S ribosomal protein L14 gives MIQQETFLKVADNTGAKEIKCIRVLGGSSRKFGNIGDVIVASVRKSTPGGTVKKGEVVKAVIVRSAKGVRRNDGTYVRFDDNAAVLIKDDKNPRGTRIFGPVARELRDKDYMKILSLAPEVI, from the coding sequence ATGATTCAGCAGGAAACTTTTCTGAAGGTTGCCGATAATACCGGCGCCAAAGAGATCAAGTGCATCCGGGTCCTGGGTGGCTCCAGCCGGAAGTTCGGCAACATCGGCGATGTGATCGTTGCCTCTGTCCGCAAGTCCACTCCCGGCGGCACTGTGAAAAAGGGCGAGGTCGTGAAGGCCGTGATCGTCCGCAGCGCCAAGGGTGTCCGCCGCAACGACGGCACCTATGTCCGCTTTGACGACAACGCCGCCGTCCTGATTAAGGACGACAAGAATCCCAGAGGCACTCGTATCTTTGGGCCTGTGGCGCGCGAGCTGCGTGACAAGGATTATATGAAGATCCTGTCTCTCGCCCCCGAAGTGATTTGA
- the rpmC gene encoding 50S ribosomal protein L29: MKASEIRKMTPEQLNEKLAGLKKDLFYLRMQHATNQLDNPVKIRETKHDIARVKTVLAELSAADNKQ, translated from the coding sequence ATGAAGGCAAGTGAGATCCGTAAGATGACCCCTGAGCAGCTGAATGAGAAGCTGGCTGGACTGAAGAAGGATTTGTTCTATCTTCGCATGCAGCATGCCACCAATCAGCTGGATAACCCCGTGAAGATCCGGGAGACCAAGCACGACATTGCCCGAGTCAAGACCGTGCTGGCGGAGCTCTCCGCGGCTGACAACAAGCAGTAA